The Paenibacillus sp. RUD330 genome has a segment encoding these proteins:
- a CDS encoding acetylornithine transaminase has protein sequence MSNSALFPTYARYPIALVKGEGSWLWDDTGKKYLDFMSGLAVTNLGHAPKAVKDALVKQLDEVWHVSNLFHIPGQEAAAELLVQHTCADAVFFCNSGAEANEGAIKLARRYFQKIKGEHRYEIITFSQSFHGRTLATLTATGQDKVKEGYLPLPEGFTTVPMDDLEALKAAVNDRTAAIMLELVQAEGGVLPVRAEFLHDIVKLCKDNGILLIVDEVQTGMGRTGKLFAHEHYGVQPDIFTSAKGLGSGFPVGAVLAKEFLREAFMPGSHATTFGGTPIASAVVKATVEEIAGNRVYDRAAGAASYLTGQLREKLAGNPWVTQIRGLGLLIGIECAGPVADVIATIHERGLLVVPAGPTVIRLLPNLLVSNDEIDQAVGIIAAVLKEKTVTASQN, from the coding sequence ATGAGCAACAGCGCACTGTTTCCAACCTACGCAAGATATCCGATCGCGCTCGTCAAAGGCGAGGGAAGCTGGCTGTGGGACGATACCGGAAAGAAATACCTCGATTTCATGAGCGGCCTCGCCGTCACGAACCTCGGCCATGCGCCGAAAGCGGTCAAGGATGCGCTCGTGAAGCAGCTGGATGAAGTCTGGCATGTATCGAATCTGTTCCATATTCCGGGGCAGGAAGCGGCAGCGGAGCTGCTCGTGCAGCATACATGCGCGGATGCGGTCTTCTTCTGCAATTCCGGAGCGGAGGCCAACGAAGGCGCGATCAAGCTGGCCCGCCGGTACTTCCAAAAGATCAAGGGAGAGCACCGGTACGAGATCATCACCTTCTCCCAGTCCTTCCATGGACGGACGCTCGCAACGCTGACGGCAACGGGCCAGGACAAGGTCAAGGAGGGCTATCTGCCGCTGCCCGAAGGCTTCACCACCGTGCCGATGGACGATCTCGAGGCGCTCAAGGCTGCCGTGAACGATCGGACCGCCGCGATCATGCTGGAGCTCGTCCAAGCCGAAGGCGGCGTCCTGCCTGTCCGGGCGGAGTTCCTGCACGACATCGTCAAGCTGTGCAAGGATAACGGCATTCTGCTGATTGTCGACGAGGTGCAGACCGGCATGGGACGCACGGGCAAGCTGTTCGCCCATGAGCATTACGGCGTGCAGCCGGATATTTTCACCTCGGCCAAAGGGCTGGGAAGCGGCTTCCCGGTAGGAGCCGTCCTTGCGAAGGAATTCCTCCGCGAAGCGTTCATGCCGGGCTCCCATGCGACGACCTTCGGGGGAACGCCGATCGCCTCCGCCGTCGTCAAGGCGACGGTCGAGGAAATCGCCGGCAATCGGGTGTACGACCGCGCCGCAGGCGCGGCCAGCTACCTGACCGGACAGCTGCGCGAGAAGCTTGCCGGCAATCCGTGGGTGACGCAGATCCGTGGGCTCGGCCTGCTGATCGGCATCGAATGCGCAGGTCCGGTCGCCGACGTGATTGCGACGATCCACGAGCGCGGCCTGCTGGTCGTGCCGGCCGGCCCGACCGTCATCCGCCTGCTGCCGAACCTGCTCGTCTCCAATGACGAGATCGATCAGGCGGTCGGCATCATCGCCGCCGTCCTCAAGGAGAAGACGGTCACGGCATCCCAGAACTAG